CGACGGGGAGCGTTTCTAGCGCTCCGGCTGCGACCTTAGATACAGTCGATGTGATGCCTGCTGCTCGCCGCTGCGGAATGATGATCCCCTGACCCCCTAGTGCTTCGGCTGTGCGAATAATCGCCCCTAGATTATGGGGATCAGTAATGCTATCCGCTGCCACGAGCACCGGAATCCTAATGTCTTTTCTAGCTTTGGCCTGCTCAATTAAATCTTCCAAATCTTTGTAGTCGTAGGAAGAAGCTTGAGCGGCAATGCCTTGGTGGTTAGCACCCTCTGTGATTTGGTTGAGGCGGCGCACGTCCACTTCGTCGATCACGGCTCCATTTGCCTTGGCAGCCTCTAGGAGCGTCAAAAATCGGGGATCATAGCGCAGTCGCTCGTTGATCCAAACCCGGTTGAGGGGTCGCTGGTTGGTAATAGCGGCTTCGACGGCATGGCGACCATAGATCAGATCCGGGGACTCTTCTACAACATCTGCAGAAGCAGGCGCAGCCGACTCGGGAGCAGTGGGCTGGGCCGCTAGGACAGGTTTAGGAGCTCTGATGACGCGCTTAGCAGGCCTGCCTTGGTAAGACGGGCTTTTGCGAGGGCCTTTGGAGGGACCTTTAGAGGGACCAGCAGAGCCTTTAGAAGGACCTTTAGAGGGGCCTTTAGCGCTAGAGGAAGCTGATCCCCGATAGGGCCGCCCTTTTTGAGGACGATCAGCAGATTTCTTAGGGCGGGGTGTAGGTTTCGGAGATGGCATGGAGCTCCCTCAAAAAAAGACCGAAAAAGATGATGTTCGGGTTGCGAATGTGCGCAGCCCGACGACAGGCTAGAAAATAGAGGCTGGGAAAATAGGGTTAGCCAGGATTTAACAGTCCCTGGTTGGCTGTTTCTATCTATGGGCTCTACTGACCCACTCTAACAATTCACCCGACTAAATTGAAGAGCGTAAGGCCACAGGTTGGGGACAGAAAGCCGGAGAAGCAACATGCCGCCCA
The nucleotide sequence above comes from Pseudanabaena sp. FACHB-2040. Encoded proteins:
- the rlmB gene encoding 23S rRNA (guanosine(2251)-2'-O)-methyltransferase RlmB → MPSPKPTPRPKKSADRPQKGRPYRGSASSSAKGPSKGPSKGSAGPSKGPSKGPRKSPSYQGRPAKRVIRAPKPVLAAQPTAPESAAPASADVVEESPDLIYGRHAVEAAITNQRPLNRVWINERLRYDPRFLTLLEAAKANGAVIDEVDVRRLNQITEGANHQGIAAQASSYDYKDLEDLIEQAKARKDIRIPVLVAADSITDPHNLGAIIRTAEALGGQGIIIPQRRAAGITSTVSKVAAGALETLPVARVVNLKRALEALKNAGFWIYGLSSEASQPLHNVAFDRPTVLVVGAEGDGLSLTVQQSCDELISIPLRGATPSLNASVATGMALYEVYRQQWVNQLQITSLQNKSKEV